A window of the Salvelinus alpinus chromosome 3, SLU_Salpinus.1, whole genome shotgun sequence genome harbors these coding sequences:
- the atxn7l3b gene encoding ataxin-7-like protein 3 isoform X1 codes for MKMDEISMSSLDNSKLEGVAQDILSDLVEDACLGLCFEVHRAVKQGYFFLEDTDQETMRDFEIVDQPGVDVFGQVYNQWKNKECVCPNCSRSIAASRFAPHLEKCLGMGRNSSRIANRRIVTGNNTNNKSESDQEDNDDVNDNDWSYGAEKKAKKRKSDKNPVPQLNFKIQTHPGDPNHLNIRVSVSTGMMGPRRRMDNQESPRMLMKDEAFPQ; via the exons ATGAAAATGGATGAGATTTCGATGTCCAGCCTGGACAACAGCAAGCTGGAG GGCGTAGCTCAGGACATCCTTTCTGACCTGGTGGAGGATGCTTGTCTGGGCCTGTGCTTTGAGGTACACCGGGCCGTCAAGCAGGGCTACTTTTTCCTGGAAGACACGGACCAAGAAACCATGAGGGACTTTG AAATTGTGGACCAGCCAGGAGTGGATGTGTTCGGGCAGGTGTACAACCAGTGGAAGAACAAGGAGTGTGTCTGTCCCAACTGCAGCCGGAGCATCGCTGCGTCGCGCTTCGCCCCTCACTTGGAGAAATGCCTGGGCATGGGGCGCAATAGCAGCCGCATAGCCAACCGCAG AATAGTCACCGGCAACAACACTAACAATAAATCAGAGAGCGACCAGGAGGATAATGATGACGTCAATGATAACGACTGGTCCTATGGGGCGGAAAAGAAAG CGAAGAAGAGAAAATCAGATAAG AATCCAGTGCCACAGCTGAATTTCAA AATCCAAACTCACCCAGGAGATCCAAATCATTTAAACATAAGAGTG TCTGTCTCCACAGGTATGATGGGCCCCAGACGGCGTATGGACAACCAGGAGAGCCCACGCATGCTGATGAAAGATGAGGCCTTCCCTCAGTGA
- the atxn7l3b gene encoding ataxin-7-like protein 3 isoform X2, translating to MKMDEISMSSLDNSKLEGVAQDILSDLVEDACLGLCFEVHRAVKQGYFFLEDTDQETMRDFEIVDQPGVDVFGQVYNQWKNKECVCPNCSRSIAASRFAPHLEKCLGMGRNSSRIANRRIVTGNNTNNKSESDQEDNDDVNDNDWSYGAEKKAKKRKSDKNPNSPRRSKSFKHKSGMMGPRRRMDNQESPRMLMKDEAFPQ from the exons ATGAAAATGGATGAGATTTCGATGTCCAGCCTGGACAACAGCAAGCTGGAG GGCGTAGCTCAGGACATCCTTTCTGACCTGGTGGAGGATGCTTGTCTGGGCCTGTGCTTTGAGGTACACCGGGCCGTCAAGCAGGGCTACTTTTTCCTGGAAGACACGGACCAAGAAACCATGAGGGACTTTG AAATTGTGGACCAGCCAGGAGTGGATGTGTTCGGGCAGGTGTACAACCAGTGGAAGAACAAGGAGTGTGTCTGTCCCAACTGCAGCCGGAGCATCGCTGCGTCGCGCTTCGCCCCTCACTTGGAGAAATGCCTGGGCATGGGGCGCAATAGCAGCCGCATAGCCAACCGCAG AATAGTCACCGGCAACAACACTAACAATAAATCAGAGAGCGACCAGGAGGATAATGATGACGTCAATGATAACGACTGGTCCTATGGGGCGGAAAAGAAAG CGAAGAAGAGAAAATCAGATAAG AATCCAAACTCACCCAGGAGATCCAAATCATTTAAACATAAGAGTG GTATGATGGGCCCCAGACGGCGTATGGACAACCAGGAGAGCCCACGCATGCTGATGAAAGATGAGGCCTTCCCTCAGTGA
- the atxn7l3b gene encoding ataxin-7-like protein 3 isoform X3 → MKMDEISMSSLDNSKLEGVAQDILSDLVEDACLGLCFEVHRAVKQGYFFLEDTDQETMRDFEIVDQPGVDVFGQVYNQWKNKECVCPNCSRSIAASRFAPHLEKCLGMGRNSSRIANRRIVTGNNTNNKSESDQEDNDDVNDNDWSYGAEKKAKKRKSDKNPNSPRRSKSFKHKSVCLHRYDGPQTAYGQPGEPTHADER, encoded by the exons ATGAAAATGGATGAGATTTCGATGTCCAGCCTGGACAACAGCAAGCTGGAG GGCGTAGCTCAGGACATCCTTTCTGACCTGGTGGAGGATGCTTGTCTGGGCCTGTGCTTTGAGGTACACCGGGCCGTCAAGCAGGGCTACTTTTTCCTGGAAGACACGGACCAAGAAACCATGAGGGACTTTG AAATTGTGGACCAGCCAGGAGTGGATGTGTTCGGGCAGGTGTACAACCAGTGGAAGAACAAGGAGTGTGTCTGTCCCAACTGCAGCCGGAGCATCGCTGCGTCGCGCTTCGCCCCTCACTTGGAGAAATGCCTGGGCATGGGGCGCAATAGCAGCCGCATAGCCAACCGCAG AATAGTCACCGGCAACAACACTAACAATAAATCAGAGAGCGACCAGGAGGATAATGATGACGTCAATGATAACGACTGGTCCTATGGGGCGGAAAAGAAAG CGAAGAAGAGAAAATCAGATAAG AATCCAAACTCACCCAGGAGATCCAAATCATTTAAACATAAGAGTG TCTGTCTCCACAGGTATGATGGGCCCCAGACGGCGTATGGACAACCAGGAGAGCCCACGCATGCTGATGAAAGATGA
- the atxn7l3b gene encoding ataxin-7-like protein 3 isoform X4 — translation MKMDEISMSSLDNSKLEGVAQDILSDLVEDACLGLCFEVHRAVKQGYFFLEDTDQETMRDFEIVDQPGVDVFGQVYNQWKNKECVCPNCSRSIAASRFAPHLEKCLGMGRNSSRIANRRIVTGNNTNNKSESDQEDNDDVNDNDWSYGAEKKAKKRKSDKNPVPQLNFKIQTHPGDPNHLNIRVV, via the exons ATGAAAATGGATGAGATTTCGATGTCCAGCCTGGACAACAGCAAGCTGGAG GGCGTAGCTCAGGACATCCTTTCTGACCTGGTGGAGGATGCTTGTCTGGGCCTGTGCTTTGAGGTACACCGGGCCGTCAAGCAGGGCTACTTTTTCCTGGAAGACACGGACCAAGAAACCATGAGGGACTTTG AAATTGTGGACCAGCCAGGAGTGGATGTGTTCGGGCAGGTGTACAACCAGTGGAAGAACAAGGAGTGTGTCTGTCCCAACTGCAGCCGGAGCATCGCTGCGTCGCGCTTCGCCCCTCACTTGGAGAAATGCCTGGGCATGGGGCGCAATAGCAGCCGCATAGCCAACCGCAG AATAGTCACCGGCAACAACACTAACAATAAATCAGAGAGCGACCAGGAGGATAATGATGACGTCAATGATAACGACTGGTCCTATGGGGCGGAAAAGAAAG CGAAGAAGAGAAAATCAGATAAG AATCCAGTGCCACAGCTGAATTTCAA AATCCAAACTCACCCAGGAGATCCAAATCATTTAAACATAAGAGTG GTATGA